In Brassica rapa cultivar Chiifu-401-42 chromosome A06, CAAS_Brap_v3.01, whole genome shotgun sequence, a single window of DNA contains:
- the LOC103871269 gene encoding uncharacterized protein LOC103871269 produces the protein MDQSAPPPPPPKPSLPITIQSSRDLQCVGTMEIAAPKPIGFLCGSLPVLADNSFPTFTSALLPSHETVSAPRYQRIPPETDLNRPPLLTDFPEKMLPLAAVKSRITGDISKEANVISKKCEALAVTGLAEYGDEIDIIAPVDILKQIFKIPYSKARVSIAVQRVGQTLVLNPGPDVEEGEKLIRRHKNQPKCTKNVDESLFLNFAMHSVRVEACDCPPTHSPHTEGQSSSSALPAEENSRSAPDDRLDKAAGSGKQVKHDGLICKNEKSKKNKQVRKNTLISEKNRKIKPSGDSEKHKRCGSNEFLRVLFWQFHNFRMLLGSDLLLFSNEKYLAVSLHLWDVSEKVTPLTWLEAWLDNVMASVPELAICYHEKGVVQGYELLKTEDIFLLKGISEDGTPAFHPHFVQKNGHAVLRFLQSNCKEDPGVYWLYKSAGEDVIQLFDLSIISKSHSSGDENDNASTLPSMIYSGRSDSLFSLGNLLYRVGHRLSLSVVPNDLTKCASFLRKCLNFLDEPDHMVVRAYAHEQFARLILNNDEEVDLTFESNNVQREVKITDLEEESLDTVTVDHESEEVVFSEDKFTEDYSGSYKKLEADVPPCKKLLSSDSPDLHNAETCVSSDANLVLGPVCQAPAPLLETTTYLISSKLAAVHHVSQAIKSLRWTRQLQSSEQDGSFDETLPSPDFSKCSCGDPDCIEVCDIRKWLPTSKLDRKLWNLVLLLGESYLSLGEAYKEDGQLHQSLNTVELACSVYGSMPQKFEETLFVSSMNKSVVTTQVEDFEAELSSSARLFWAKVWMLVGDIYVQFHIVKGQELSKRPKVTSNSQLRMPSEVVKEVERLKKKLTEYSQNCVSCSLVNCSCKSDRASSGRSASSSSGSSGRTVSHNRKHNRKPKSKNVTSALSRNVEDEHVNVTFENKSHKEIETSAGAKEEAVSLDQNESSSKGVKKGGIFKYLKGSKSDDDDAESNLLAALNCYEETRRALQELPSGCNEFQSLNRKKGWVCNELGRNRLESKELNKAEDAFADAIVAFKEVNDHTNVILINCNLGHGRRALAEEIVAKMEALKLHPAFKNAYGQALETAKLEYSKSLSYYMAAKTEHSVATDLVQDNLKVEVYTQLAHTYLRLGMLLAKEDTTVAARGQNSILKTTHEVSASDAIREALALYESLEEIRKQEAAYAYLQLARYHKDCCLRILEKPDTNGIQRAKQYALLADRNWQRSMDFYGPENHPSMFLTILIERSALSFSLSNFWQSNTMLETALSCLLEGRHISETHAESLRTKDPELYSKFWAQSQMVLKRMLTLSIPAEGANKSQSSGKLRELYKTSLKSISLSDLNAMHALWTTRVN, from the exons ATGGATCAAtcagctcctcctcctcctcctccaaagCCTTCTCTCCCGATCACAATCCAAAGCTCCAGAGATTTGCAATGCGTCGGAACTATGGAGATCGCCGCCCCCAAACCGATCGGTTTCCTCTGTGGCTCGCTTCCTGTTCTCGCCGATAACTCATTTCCAACTTTCACTTCCGCTCTCTTACCCTCTCACGAAAC AGTTAGTGCTCCCAGGTACCAGAGGATTCCTCCAGAGACAGATCTTAATCGGCCTCCTCTCCTAACTGATTTTCCCGAGAAAATGTTACCCTTGGCCGCAGTCAAGTCTAGAATCACCGGAG ATATATCTAAGGAGGCTAATGTTATTAGCAAGAAATGTGAAGCACTTGCTGTCACGGGTTTAGCAGAGTACGGAGATGAGATAGACATCATTGCGCCGGTTGACATTCTTAAGCAAATCTTTAAGATACCTTACTCCAAGGCTCGAGTCTCCATAGCTGTTCAGCGCGTTGGACAGACACTCGTCTTGAACCCTGG ACCTGATGTTGAAGAAGGAGAGAAACTGATTAGGAGGCACAAGAATCAACCCAAATGTACAAAAAACGTGGATGAGTCTTTGTTTTTGAACTTTGCTATGCATTCAGTGAGGGTGGAGGCATGTGATTGCCCTCCAACACATTCGCCACATACCGAGGGACAGTCAAGTTCGTCTGCTCTCCCCGCGGAAGAGAACTCACGTAGTGCTCCTGACGACAGACTTGACAAAGCTGCAGGGAGTGGTAAACAAGTGAAACATGATGGTCTTATTTGTAAGAATGAGAAGAGCAAAAAGAACAAGCAAGTAAGAAAAAATACTCTAATCAGCGAAAAGAATCGAAAGATCAAGCCGTCAGGAGACTCTGAGAAACACAAAAGATGTGGGAGCAATGAGTTTTTAAGAGTTCTGTTTTGGCAATTCCATAACTTCCGCATGCTTCTGGGAAGTGATCTGCTTCTCTTTAGCAACGAAAAATATTTGGCTGTAAGCTTGCACTTGTGGGATGTTAGCGAAAAG GTTACACCGTTAACATGGCTTGAAGCTTGGCTTGATAATGTAATGGCAAGTGTGCCCGAGCTAGCAATTTGCTACCATGAGAAGGGTGTTGTCCAAGGGTATGAGCTCTTAAAAACAGAGGATATATTTCTACTAAAAGGAATCTCTGAGGATGGTACACCTGCCTTTCATCCTCATTTTGTTCAGAAGAATGGTCATGCTGTTCTAAGGTTTCTTCAATCAAATTGCAAAGAGGATCCTGGAGTTTATTGG CTCTACAAAAGTGCGGGTGAAGATGTGATTCAGCTTTTTGATCTCTCCATTATTTCAAAGAGCCATTCTTCAGGAGATGAAAACGACAACGCAAGCACATTACCGTCTATGATTTACAGTGGGAGAAGTGACTCGCTGTTTTCTTTAGGAAATCTTCTATATCGTGTTGGTCATAGACTTTCTTTGTCTGTG GTGCCGAATGATCTGACCAAGTGTGCAAGTTTCCTCAGaaaatgtttgaattttttggaCGAGCCTGATCATATG GTTGTTCGAGCATATGCACACGAGCAGTTTGCAAGGCTCATTCTGAATAATGACGAGGAAGTTGATTTGACTTTCGAGTCTAATAATGTGCAACGTGAAGTCAAAATAACAGATCTAGAAGAAGAATCACTTGATACTGTTACTGTTGACCATGAAAGTGAGGAGGTGGTTTTCTCGGAGGACAAGTTCACTGAAGATTATTCGGGTTCTTACAAAAAGCTTGAGGCAGACGTGCCACCTTGCAAGAAACTATTGAGTTCAGACAGTCCGGATTTACATAATGCTGAAACCTGTGTTAGTTCAGATGCTAATCTCGTTCTTGGTCCTGTATGCCAAGCTCCTGCACCTCTGCTTGAGACTACAACCTATCTGATTTCATCGAAGCTAGCAGCAGTTCACCATGTTTCTCAAGCTATAAAGTCTCTCAGGTGGACACGGCAATTACAGTCTTCAGAACAGGACGGTTCGTTTGATGAGACATTACCATctcctgatttttctaaatgCTCATGCGGTGATCCTGATTGTATTGAAGTCTGTGATATCCGTAAGTGGCTTCCAACATCTAAACTAGATAGGAAACTGTGGAACCTTGTTCTGCTACTTGGTGAATCATATCTGTCTCTAGGAGAAGCTTACAAAGAGGATGGACAGTTGCACCAGTCTTTGAACACTGTGGAATTAGCCTGTTCAGTTTATGGATCAATGCCACAGAAGTTTGAGGAGACGCTATTTGTTTCATCAATGAACAAGTCTGTGGTAACAACGCAAGTTGAAGATTTTGAAGCGGAGCTTTCATCATCAGCACGCCTCTTCTGGGCTAAAGTGTGGATGTTGGTTGGTGATATATACGTTCAGTTCCACATTGTTAAAGGTCAAGAGCTCTCCAAAAGACCAAAAGTGACATCTAACAGTCAATTAAGAATGCCGTCGGAAGTAGTAAAAGAAGTAGAGAGGCTCAAGAAGAAGTTAACTGAGTACAGTCAAAACTGTGTCTCGTGTTCTTTAGTAAATTGCAGCTGTAAGAGTGACAGAGCAAGCAGTGGAAGAAGCGCAAGCAGCAGCAGTGGAAGCAGTGGTCGTACTGTGTCTCATAACAGAAAGCACAATAGAAAACCGAAGTCCAAGAATGTCACTAGCGCGCTCTCACGAAATGTTGAAGATGAACATGTTAATGTCACTTTTGAGAACAAAAGCCATAAAGAAATAGAGACGTCAGCAGGAGCAAAAGAAGAAGCTGTCTCTTTGGATCAGAATGAATCCAGCTCTAAGGGTGTAAAAAAGGGAGGAATATTTAAGTATCTCAAGGGTTCCAagtctgatgatgatgatgcagaAAGCAATCTCTTGGCTGCGTTGAATTGTTATGAGGAAACTAGAAGAGCATTACAGGAGCTTCCAAGTGGATGCAACGAGTTTCAGTCTCTCAACAGAAAGAAAGGTTGGGTTTGTAATGAACTTGGTCGGAACCGACTTGAGAGCAAAGAGCTAAACAAAGCGGAAGACGCTTTTGCTGATGCTATTGTGGCATTCAAGGAAGTTAATGATCACACGAATGTTATACTAATCAACTGCAACTTGGGTCATGGACGACGAGCCCTAGCTGAAGAAATAGTCGCAAAGATGGAAGCTCTTAAACTGCATCCTGCTTTCAAAAATGCTTACGGACAAGCTTTGGAGACTGCAAAATTAGAATACAGCAAGTCACTCAGTTATTACATGGCAGCAAAGACGGAACACAGTGTTGCCACTGATTTGGTTCAAGACAATCTGAAAGTTGAGGTCTACACGCAGCTTGCTCATACATATCTAAGACTTGGAATGCTTTTAGCGAAAGAAGACACAACCGTTGCAGCTCGTGGACAGAACAGCATCTTGAAAACTACTCATGAAGTGTCAGCTAGTGATGCTATAAGAGAGGCATTGGCTCTATACGAATCTCTTGAGGAAATACGCAAACAGGAAGCTGCCTACGCTTACCTTCAGTTAGCGAGGTATCACAAAGATTGTTGCTTAAGGATTTTGGAGAAACCTGACACTAATGGCATCCAGAGAGCCAAGCAGTACGCTTTGTTGGCAGATAGAAATTGGCAGAGATCAATGGACTTTTATGGCCCTGAGAATCATCCCTCAATGTTCTTGACAATTCTGATAGAGAGATCGGCTCTTTCCTTTAGCCTTTCAAACTTTTGGCAATCAAACACT ATGCTTGAGACGGCTTTGTCTTGCCTGCTTGAAGGCCGCCACATTTCCGAAACACATGCGGAATCATTAAGAACCAAGGACCCGGAGCTTTACTCCAAGTTCTGGGCCCAATCGCAGATGGTTCTCAAGAGAATGCTGACCTTATCCATACCCGCGGAAGGAGCAAACAAGTCTCAGAGCTCTGGGAAACTGAGAGAGCTATATAAAACATCACTCAAGTCAATAAGTCTGAGTGACTTGAATGCAATGCATGCCTTGTGGACTACAAGAGTAAACTAA